From a single Marinobacter sp. THAF197a genomic region:
- a CDS encoding LysR family transcriptional regulator produces the protein MKYSFRQLEVFLAAAHFQNITRAAESLAMSQSAASSALKELESQFDIQLFDRVGKRLQLNELGRLYRPKAEALLAQARELEQAFSKHSEVGALKVGATLTIGNYLAVGVMAEYMSSPNHPKVSLEVANTSTIARRVRDFELDIGLIEGELQASELEVIPWREDRLVAFCSPDHPLAGKGELTDDDLRAATWILREQGSGTRQSFERGMHGLLPDLNVLLELEHTEAIKRAVEANLGIGCLSEVVLADAFKRGSLVPLAIPHRQFDRHFYFILHKQKYRSAGIARWMTLCEEL, from the coding sequence ATGAAGTACAGCTTCCGCCAACTCGAGGTCTTCCTCGCCGCCGCCCATTTCCAGAACATCACCCGGGCGGCGGAATCCCTTGCCATGTCGCAATCCGCGGCCAGCAGTGCCCTCAAGGAGCTGGAATCCCAGTTCGATATCCAGCTGTTTGACCGGGTGGGCAAACGGCTGCAACTGAACGAGCTGGGCCGACTGTATCGGCCGAAAGCCGAAGCCCTGCTGGCTCAGGCGAGGGAGCTGGAACAGGCCTTCAGCAAACACTCCGAGGTCGGCGCTCTGAAAGTGGGTGCCACACTCACTATCGGCAATTACCTGGCGGTAGGCGTGATGGCCGAGTACATGAGCTCGCCAAACCACCCGAAAGTCTCTCTGGAAGTTGCCAACACCAGCACCATTGCAAGACGGGTTCGAGACTTTGAACTCGATATCGGTTTGATCGAGGGCGAACTGCAGGCGTCGGAGCTGGAAGTGATTCCCTGGCGAGAAGACCGGCTGGTGGCCTTCTGCTCCCCTGACCACCCGCTGGCCGGCAAGGGCGAACTGACCGACGACGATCTGCGCGCCGCCACCTGGATTCTCCGGGAACAGGGCTCCGGCACCCGCCAGAGCTTCGAACGGGGCATGCACGGGCTACTGCCAGACCTGAACGTGCTACTGGAACTGGAACACACCGAGGCCATCAAGCGGGCAGTAGAAGCCAACCTGGGCATCGGCTGCCTGTCAGAGGTGGTCCTGGCCGACGCCTTCAAACGCGGCAGCCTGGTGCCCCTGGCCATCCCTCACCGCCAGTTCGACCGGCACTTCTACTTCATCCTGCACAAGCAGAAATACCGAAGTGCGGGGATTGCCCGGTGGATGACGCTGTGTGAGGAGCTTTAG
- a CDS encoding universal stress protein: MLDHLILTVDYTKEWEQAMEQLPALLKLLGTRKITLTYVLQTHKRLHPDDTEGSATERLRRIGEHLKNSLGIETATHVSKGFVAQEVQALAKKLNADGVVACNRSHRAAKELFFGNTALNLARMTKVPLLIIPVQDEPPAAEEEILLATDGSKASFNAQAVFEKLMANQRTGRVVWAHSEEPEQSDEATEQRINELAERHPNVHRNILTGRPVDQILKTINDTRPLLTIMGKRGSTPIQEIMIGSTTEHVAAGSPYPVLMIP; the protein is encoded by the coding sequence ATGCTCGATCACCTGATTCTGACCGTGGACTACACCAAGGAATGGGAACAGGCTATGGAACAGCTGCCAGCTTTGCTCAAACTCCTGGGCACCCGGAAGATTACGCTCACCTATGTCCTGCAGACCCATAAACGACTGCATCCGGACGACACCGAAGGCTCGGCTACAGAACGGTTACGGAGGATCGGGGAACACCTCAAGAACAGCCTGGGCATAGAAACCGCCACCCACGTTTCCAAGGGTTTTGTTGCCCAGGAAGTCCAGGCTCTGGCCAAGAAACTCAACGCCGACGGCGTCGTAGCGTGCAACCGCAGCCATCGGGCAGCCAAGGAACTGTTCTTCGGAAACACCGCCCTGAACCTCGCCCGAATGACCAAAGTTCCGCTCTTGATCATTCCGGTCCAGGACGAGCCACCGGCGGCCGAAGAGGAGATTTTGCTGGCCACCGATGGATCAAAGGCGTCATTCAATGCCCAGGCAGTCTTTGAAAAGCTCATGGCCAACCAGCGCACCGGGCGCGTGGTATGGGCACATTCCGAGGAGCCGGAACAATCTGATGAAGCCACGGAACAGAGGATCAATGAACTGGCAGAGCGTCACCCAAACGTACACCGGAATATCCTGACCGGCCGGCCGGTGGACCAGATCCTGAAAACCATCAATGACACCCGCCCCCTGTTGACCATTATGGGGAAACGGGGCTCAACACCCATTCAGGAGATCATGATCGGCAGTACCACGGAACATGTGGCGGCCGGCAGCCCCTACCCGGTACTGATGATCCCCTGA
- a CDS encoding PQQ-dependent sugar dehydrogenase, which produces MKKSVQIVIAGAIAVVCGAFLGSLVQTQFNLSALSALGASFSLVDRLVVMGQDLVGFAPVYGVLLAAALVPGFLVTAGLLRLLGWPYRDFWYALGGALALWATLALVDVLAPMPTLIAATRTLPGLLAMLGTAAVAGWVFAQLTGKMTMTVARHGLIAPFLVLAGVGAPEPTLAQEAADYRIDVVAEGLDHPWSLAFLPGGDFLVTERAGELKKVSPDGHQVQVSGVPDVFASGQAGLFDVLLEPGFDGRAGDDRRRGVFLAYACGTVRENHLCVARGQLVGSELMQVREIFRARPGKYGDAHYGGRMAWLADGTLLVTLGDGFDFREEAQKLSSHLGTIVRLNPDGSIPADNPFVQVDGALPEIFSLGHRNVQGLVYDAGNDRVIAHEHGPRGGDEINLIRAGRNYGWPLATDGRDYTGAMVTPFKRYEGTEQPLWSWTPSIAPSGLTLYDGHQFPHWRGNLFVGALANKSVHRVVLSEGRVVESERLFSELGERIRDVRQGPDGALYLLTDSADGRLLRVSGQVLEQAQAMTLTAEELAWVGERIFRNECAGRHECLVHWNEGEAFPSLGIGHFIWYPEGESGRFTESFPALLDFMVDRGVQLPGWLEDARTQGAPWPDRAGFLSSSSATDEVKALRALLYETRGYQVRFIQERAARSLETVVNAAPEAQRPVIRERLWQLGQTPGGVYALMDYVNFKGEGLSETERYEGEGWGLLQVLQAMDKSPGLRPLDRFREAAGRVLTRRAELAEQAIERERWLPGWLRRLETYREPTDG; this is translated from the coding sequence ATGAAAAAAAGTGTCCAAATCGTAATTGCGGGAGCCATCGCGGTGGTGTGCGGCGCGTTTCTCGGCAGTCTGGTGCAGACTCAGTTCAACCTGTCGGCGTTGTCGGCCCTTGGGGCCTCGTTCAGCCTGGTGGATCGCCTCGTTGTCATGGGGCAGGACCTGGTTGGGTTCGCGCCTGTCTATGGGGTGCTGCTGGCCGCTGCATTGGTTCCGGGCTTCCTGGTAACTGCGGGATTGCTCCGGTTGTTGGGCTGGCCCTACCGGGATTTCTGGTATGCCCTTGGTGGAGCTCTTGCGTTGTGGGCAACGCTGGCCCTGGTTGATGTGTTGGCGCCCATGCCGACACTGATCGCAGCAACCCGAACCCTGCCCGGGCTGTTGGCGATGCTGGGGACCGCAGCGGTAGCGGGATGGGTGTTTGCGCAACTGACGGGCAAGATGACCATGACCGTGGCCCGTCATGGTCTGATAGCACCTTTCTTGGTATTGGCCGGCGTGGGCGCTCCGGAGCCGACATTGGCCCAGGAAGCGGCCGATTATCGGATAGACGTGGTCGCTGAAGGGCTTGATCACCCGTGGTCGCTGGCGTTCCTGCCAGGGGGTGATTTTCTGGTGACCGAGCGCGCTGGAGAACTGAAAAAAGTATCGCCGGATGGGCATCAGGTGCAGGTGTCGGGTGTCCCGGACGTATTCGCCTCCGGCCAGGCCGGATTGTTTGATGTGCTACTCGAGCCCGGCTTTGATGGCAGGGCGGGGGATGATCGACGTCGTGGTGTGTTCCTCGCCTATGCCTGTGGCACGGTTCGGGAAAATCATCTGTGCGTCGCCCGTGGCCAGCTTGTCGGAAGCGAACTGATGCAAGTGCGGGAAATCTTCAGGGCCAGGCCGGGTAAATATGGTGATGCCCATTACGGTGGGCGCATGGCCTGGCTGGCCGACGGCACCTTGCTGGTAACCCTGGGGGATGGCTTCGATTTTCGGGAGGAAGCACAGAAACTGTCCAGCCATCTGGGCACCATCGTGCGACTGAATCCGGACGGTTCCATTCCGGCGGATAATCCGTTCGTACAGGTGGACGGCGCTCTGCCGGAGATCTTCAGCCTGGGGCATCGAAATGTTCAGGGGCTGGTCTACGATGCCGGTAATGACCGGGTCATCGCTCACGAACACGGCCCCCGTGGCGGTGACGAGATCAACCTGATCCGGGCCGGGCGCAATTACGGCTGGCCGTTGGCCACCGATGGCCGTGACTATACCGGTGCCATGGTAACGCCATTCAAACGATACGAGGGTACCGAGCAACCCCTGTGGTCATGGACGCCGTCCATCGCACCATCGGGCCTGACATTGTATGACGGCCATCAGTTCCCCCATTGGCGAGGCAACCTGTTTGTCGGCGCCCTGGCCAATAAGAGTGTGCATCGGGTTGTTCTCAGCGAGGGCCGGGTTGTGGAAAGCGAGCGCCTGTTTTCTGAGCTTGGTGAGCGTATCCGCGATGTGCGGCAAGGGCCCGACGGCGCCCTGTATCTCTTGACCGACTCAGCCGATGGGCGGTTGCTGCGAGTGTCGGGCCAGGTGCTGGAGCAGGCACAGGCCATGACGTTGACGGCCGAAGAGCTGGCCTGGGTTGGAGAACGAATTTTCCGAAACGAATGTGCCGGGCGGCATGAATGCCTGGTGCACTGGAATGAGGGCGAAGCGTTTCCTTCGTTGGGGATTGGCCACTTTATCTGGTATCCGGAGGGCGAAAGCGGACGTTTTACCGAGAGTTTCCCGGCGCTTCTGGACTTTATGGTTGATCGCGGTGTGCAGCTTCCCGGCTGGCTGGAAGACGCCCGCACCCAAGGCGCGCCCTGGCCAGACCGTGCCGGTTTTCTCAGTAGTTCGAGTGCGACCGATGAGGTAAAGGCGCTGCGGGCACTCCTGTATGAAACCCGCGGTTATCAGGTGCGCTTTATCCAGGAACGCGCCGCCCGCTCCCTGGAAACGGTGGTTAATGCCGCGCCCGAAGCGCAGCGGCCGGTTATTCGGGAACGCTTGTGGCAGCTTGGGCAAACGCCCGGTGGTGTCTACGCGTTGATGGACTACGTCAACTTCAAGGGCGAAGGGCTTTCAGAAACGGAGCGCTATGAGGGCGAAGGTTGGGGGTTGTTGCAGGTCTTGCAGGCTATGGATAAGAGCCCGGGGCTTCGCCCGCTGGATCGCTTTCGGGAAGCCGCGGGCCGGGTGCTTACCCGGCGCGCCGAGCTGGCAGAGCAGGCCATAGAGCGGGAACGCTGGTTGCCGGGTTGGCTGCGCCGTCTGGAAACCTATCGGGAGCCCACCGACGGGTAA
- a CDS encoding peptidylprolyl isomerase, with translation MILLQTNHGDIKLELDYEKAPETAKNFEQYVRDGFYDGLIFHRVISNFMVQGGGFEPGMTPRKTRDPIQNEADNGLSNMVGTIAMARTMDPHSATAQFFINVENNGFLDHTAKNAEGWGYCVFGKVVDGMETVNNIRAVRTTMRAGHQDVPFEDVIIEKAEVLEDA, from the coding sequence ATGATTCTGCTGCAGACCAACCACGGTGATATCAAACTGGAACTGGACTACGAAAAAGCCCCGGAAACCGCAAAGAACTTTGAGCAGTATGTTCGCGACGGCTTTTACGACGGTCTGATCTTTCACCGTGTCATCAGCAACTTCATGGTTCAGGGTGGCGGCTTTGAGCCGGGCATGACCCCACGCAAAACCCGCGACCCCATCCAGAACGAAGCCGACAACGGCCTGAGCAACATGGTCGGCACCATTGCCATGGCCCGCACCATGGACCCGCACTCCGCTACGGCCCAGTTCTTCATCAACGTGGAGAACAACGGATTCCTCGACCACACCGCCAAGAATGCCGAGGGATGGGGCTACTGTGTGTTCGGCAAAGTGGTTGACGGCATGGAGACCGTAAACAACATCCGCGCCGTTCGCACCACCATGCGTGCCGGCCACCAGGACGTGCCATTTGAGGACGTCATTATTGAAAAGGCCGAGGTTCTGGAGGACGCGTGA
- a CDS encoding ferredoxin--NADP reductase gives MSNLMKETVTSVHHWNDTLFSFKTSRDPGFRFKNGHFVMIGLETDGKPLMRAYSIASANYEEELEFFSIKVPDGPLTSRLQKIQVGDEILVSRKPTGTLVLDNLLPGRNLWLISTGTGLAPFMSIIKDPEVYEAYDKVILTHGVRYVSELAYQQDIQDLPENEFFGEMVHGKLLYYPTVTREPFRNQGRLTDAMETGKITRDLGLPDFDVEQDRFMICGSPSMLKDTCSILNNMGFREARGGDMGHYVIERAFVEQ, from the coding sequence ATGAGTAATCTGATGAAAGAAACGGTCACCAGCGTTCACCACTGGAACGATACTCTGTTCAGTTTCAAGACCAGCCGGGACCCGGGGTTCCGTTTCAAGAACGGGCACTTTGTCATGATTGGTCTGGAAACAGACGGCAAGCCGCTTATGCGGGCCTACAGTATCGCCAGCGCCAACTATGAGGAAGAGCTTGAGTTTTTCTCGATCAAGGTTCCGGACGGCCCACTGACGTCACGACTGCAGAAGATTCAGGTGGGGGATGAAATTCTGGTCAGTCGTAAGCCCACCGGCACCCTGGTGCTGGATAACCTGTTGCCGGGACGCAACCTCTGGCTGATCAGCACCGGCACCGGGCTTGCGCCGTTCATGAGTATTATCAAAGACCCTGAGGTGTATGAAGCCTACGACAAGGTCATCCTGACCCACGGGGTACGGTATGTGTCTGAGCTGGCTTACCAGCAGGATATCCAGGACCTGCCGGAAAACGAGTTTTTCGGTGAGATGGTGCACGGCAAATTGCTGTACTACCCGACGGTCACCCGTGAGCCCTTCCGCAACCAGGGTCGCCTGACCGATGCCATGGAGACTGGCAAGATCACCCGTGATCTCGGTTTGCCCGATTTTGATGTGGAGCAGGATCGCTTTATGATTTGCGGCAGCCCGAGCATGCTCAAGGACACCTGCAGCATTCTCAATAACATGGGCTTCCGTGAGGCTCGCGGCGGCGACATGGGCCACTACGTTATTGAACGGGCGTTTGTGGAGCAGTAA
- a CDS encoding LTA synthase family protein: MTGNRASLAACFIRTFFLAWIWLAVIRGLLIIQSGVLPSLPGTLGGDVAGAFLLAVFLHLSVGVVRALLITALGVALYVAGMHLTAHGTLFQLAFAGKGMDSTFITGSLLNIYLITLPGYLVLAWLLHWLHRKWVPTSERAPVLLISSAVLVTGLYTLSFPSLTTPANNVVASTVAQVPGTLLNPVGTAIGDETTELSEQLDRRTNFFHQQTSNFQNPEPPNVLLIMIEGLSGGYLPKISQYHNLQPIVSLDTLEATFDAFGFRVYNNVLSMERQTDRGTFALVCGRYPDLRRPSEKMLAVAEDKANPDCLPGKLKDQGYTTAYWQAAPIEYMKKDQFMPRAGYENVTGAEAFGHAQEQDGWGPPDPTFFPDIAERLSELDSQRGPWFVTTLNVGTHHPFNIGPEAEQELEAEQANQSPSEETTGLPATQMARKKAMVVMANSLERFLTQLEQEGLLDNTLVIVTSDESGGFVRDDHETLPLNSNLGVLAIRSPGRPDLSEFAPENRIVAQFDIPMTILDATGNGHLAGDMLGRSLLSEPTEPARDLMLADTYTGMKYFLRESGTLLACTELTTRCSNWAFDPDRLFGSLQQTEDEPFLSFDERLALLEKATLLTQEGE, translated from the coding sequence ATGACAGGGAACCGGGCTTCTCTTGCAGCCTGTTTCATACGCACCTTCTTCCTTGCCTGGATCTGGCTGGCAGTGATTCGCGGCCTGCTGATCATTCAAAGCGGGGTACTCCCGAGCCTGCCCGGTACCCTGGGCGGCGACGTTGCCGGGGCTTTTTTGCTGGCAGTATTCCTGCATCTATCGGTTGGCGTTGTCCGCGCCCTGTTGATCACCGCCCTGGGCGTCGCACTCTATGTGGCCGGCATGCACCTGACAGCCCATGGCACGCTTTTCCAACTGGCCTTCGCCGGCAAGGGTATGGACAGTACGTTCATTACCGGCAGCCTGCTCAACATCTATCTGATAACCCTCCCGGGCTACCTCGTGCTGGCCTGGCTGTTGCACTGGCTGCATCGAAAATGGGTGCCCACTTCAGAGCGTGCGCCAGTCCTGCTTATCAGTTCCGCCGTTCTGGTCACCGGCCTCTACACTCTGTCGTTTCCGAGCCTGACGACACCCGCCAATAATGTGGTGGCCAGCACTGTCGCCCAGGTTCCAGGTACGTTGCTCAATCCGGTTGGCACTGCTATCGGTGACGAAACCACTGAACTCAGTGAGCAACTGGACAGACGAACAAACTTTTTCCACCAACAAACCAGCAACTTTCAGAATCCCGAGCCACCCAATGTTCTGTTGATCATGATCGAGGGGCTGTCCGGAGGCTACCTGCCGAAAATCAGCCAATATCACAACCTTCAGCCCATCGTCTCTCTCGACACTCTGGAGGCGACGTTCGACGCCTTCGGTTTCCGGGTCTACAACAACGTGCTGAGCATGGAACGGCAGACGGATCGCGGCACCTTTGCCCTGGTGTGTGGGCGCTACCCCGACTTGCGCCGGCCATCGGAGAAGATGTTGGCCGTCGCGGAAGACAAAGCCAATCCCGACTGCCTTCCGGGGAAGCTGAAAGATCAGGGCTACACCACCGCTTACTGGCAAGCTGCGCCAATCGAATACATGAAAAAAGATCAGTTCATGCCCCGGGCGGGCTATGAGAACGTCACCGGCGCAGAGGCATTTGGTCACGCGCAGGAACAGGATGGCTGGGGACCGCCAGACCCGACGTTCTTCCCGGACATTGCTGAACGCCTGAGTGAACTGGATAGCCAACGCGGCCCCTGGTTTGTCACAACCCTGAATGTCGGCACCCACCATCCGTTCAACATCGGACCAGAAGCCGAACAGGAACTGGAAGCCGAGCAGGCCAACCAATCTCCTTCTGAAGAAACAACGGGGCTCCCTGCCACCCAGATGGCTCGCAAAAAGGCCATGGTGGTCATGGCCAACTCCCTAGAACGCTTTCTGACACAGCTTGAGCAGGAAGGACTGCTGGACAACACTCTGGTGATTGTCACATCCGATGAATCCGGCGGCTTTGTTCGCGACGACCATGAGACCTTGCCGCTGAACAGCAACCTCGGCGTGCTGGCCATACGCTCGCCGGGCCGGCCAGACCTCAGTGAATTCGCACCGGAAAACCGGATTGTTGCCCAGTTCGACATCCCGATGACCATTCTGGATGCTACGGGCAACGGCCACCTGGCCGGGGACATGCTTGGCCGAAGCCTGCTGTCTGAGCCGACGGAGCCTGCTCGCGACCTGATGCTGGCCGACACCTACACCGGCATGAAGTACTTTCTCCGGGAATCCGGCACCCTACTCGCCTGTACCGAATTGACTACCCGCTGCAGCAACTGGGCGTTCGATCCAGACAGACTGTTCGGAAGCCTGCAACAAACCGAAGACGAACCCTTCCTGTCCTTCGATGAGCGCCTGGCACTGCTGGAGAAAGCCACACTGCTGACCCAGGAAGGCGAATAA
- a CDS encoding glycerophosphodiester phosphodiesterase family protein, whose amino-acid sequence MALFRHHHRSLLALYLTFTGLSIAVFTPLITAAVSLLRPLTGDAAITTGGLLDFLASPGGVLWLLVTLLLAAVLIVLQLAGVTLIAAQTGNHTSRAAIRALVGIGRRLPQLALLAIIQTLAHLLIALPFLAAMGFAAHLLLNNFDPYLLNLERPPILWWFLGFCLVMLGAIVVANGTLFLRWILSIPALMLDQQTPMAALQQSARDTRGAHRETVGLLSLGIVAVLAMPAVVTLVFDLLAASVFRVVPAKASILLPVVILLVGSYLLVSLALTFLASSALGTLIVARYKAIPGRKLQWQQPSPDRQDAKTGRRLWLLEVVIIALVLTQSVQVVNSLNQQDKATITAHRGSAFKAPENTLSAIHQAVEDGADYVEIDVQLTADGVPVLWHDQDMARIFGKPERIGDVRYDDIHHLDAGSWFGDHFAHERIATLEQAVKATRGQARLFVDLKPNRNERALVTAVVQTLQENNAVEGTIIAAADWPSLELAKQMEPGLKTALLAQFVVGPLWQDRYDILALRLNRATPAAVARAHKAGNELHVWTVNQPSDMARFLDMGVDNIITDRPDVLAELMAERAALSDGERLAMQIRNWLR is encoded by the coding sequence TTGGCCCTGTTCCGCCACCATCATCGGTCATTGCTTGCGCTCTACCTGACCTTCACCGGTTTATCCATCGCGGTATTTACACCGCTGATTACTGCCGCGGTGTCTCTGCTCAGGCCACTCACCGGTGACGCGGCCATCACAACCGGTGGCCTGCTGGACTTTCTGGCATCGCCGGGCGGCGTGCTCTGGCTGCTGGTAACCCTGTTACTTGCAGCGGTACTGATCGTCCTCCAACTGGCCGGGGTTACTTTGATCGCCGCCCAGACTGGCAATCACACCTCGAGGGCAGCCATCCGTGCCTTGGTGGGGATTGGTCGGCGCTTGCCGCAACTGGCTCTACTGGCCATCATTCAAACCCTGGCGCATTTGTTGATTGCCTTGCCATTTCTGGCGGCCATGGGCTTCGCCGCACATCTGTTGCTCAACAACTTCGACCCTTACCTGCTAAACCTTGAGCGCCCACCGATTCTCTGGTGGTTCCTTGGCTTCTGTCTGGTCATGCTGGGTGCCATTGTGGTGGCCAACGGCACCCTGTTTCTCCGCTGGATTCTTTCCATCCCGGCCCTGATGCTGGACCAACAAACACCGATGGCGGCCCTTCAACAGAGTGCCCGCGACACCCGCGGCGCTCATCGCGAAACGGTCGGTCTCCTGTCGCTTGGTATTGTCGCGGTGCTGGCCATGCCGGCCGTGGTAACGCTGGTGTTTGATTTGCTGGCGGCCAGTGTGTTCAGGGTTGTGCCAGCGAAAGCCAGTATCCTCTTGCCCGTGGTTATCCTGTTGGTGGGGAGCTACCTTCTCGTCAGTCTTGCCCTTACCTTCCTGGCCAGCTCGGCACTGGGCACCCTCATCGTCGCCCGCTACAAAGCAATACCCGGGCGCAAGCTGCAATGGCAGCAGCCGTCTCCGGACCGACAGGATGCAAAAACCGGGCGCCGGCTTTGGCTGCTCGAGGTCGTGATCATCGCGCTGGTACTGACCCAAAGCGTTCAAGTGGTCAACTCGCTGAACCAGCAAGACAAAGCGACCATAACGGCCCACCGTGGCAGCGCCTTCAAAGCTCCGGAAAATACTCTCAGCGCCATACACCAAGCTGTAGAGGACGGTGCCGACTACGTTGAAATTGATGTCCAACTGACCGCAGACGGCGTACCAGTGCTCTGGCACGACCAGGATATGGCGAGGATATTCGGAAAGCCGGAACGGATTGGCGATGTCCGGTATGACGACATCCATCATCTGGATGCCGGCTCATGGTTTGGTGATCACTTTGCCCATGAGCGTATCGCAACGCTGGAGCAAGCGGTCAAGGCCACCCGTGGCCAGGCCCGACTGTTTGTTGACCTGAAACCGAACCGCAACGAGCGGGCACTGGTAACCGCCGTTGTCCAGACCCTGCAAGAAAATAATGCCGTGGAAGGCACTATCATTGCAGCAGCTGACTGGCCCAGCCTGGAACTGGCAAAGCAAATGGAACCGGGCCTGAAAACCGCGTTGCTGGCACAGTTCGTGGTAGGCCCCTTGTGGCAGGATCGTTACGACATTCTGGCGCTGCGCCTGAACCGGGCCACCCCGGCAGCGGTCGCCAGGGCGCACAAGGCGGGCAATGAGCTGCATGTGTGGACTGTCAATCAACCGTCCGACATGGCGCGCTTTCTGGATATGGGCGTCGATAACATCATTACCGACCGCCCGGATGTGCTGGCTGAGCTGATGGCAGAGCGCGCGGCGCTCAGCGATGGTGAGCGCCTGGCAATGCAGATCCGCAACTGGCTGAGGTAG
- the lpxH gene encoding UDP-2,3-diacylglucosamine diphosphatase, with amino-acid sequence MTTLFISDLHLEESRPDITDAFLTFLREKAAGVEQLYILGDFFEAWIGDDERTPLQEQVAGALKHLSDSGTHIFLMHGNRDFLIGEEFCHRSGATLLDDPTVIDLYGTPTLLLHGDSLCTADVEYQKFRANMRNPQMQKMMLARPLEDRQQMAKQLRALSMAKNQGKAEDIMDVTPEEVVKELEAHGVQLMIHGHTHRPAVHHLEANNKPARRIVLGDWHSHLWWLEVQPGKEAELKKQPLQP; translated from the coding sequence GTGACCACGCTGTTTATCTCGGATCTGCACCTTGAGGAGTCGCGCCCGGATATTACGGACGCGTTCCTGACGTTCCTGCGAGAGAAGGCAGCAGGGGTTGAGCAGCTCTACATTCTGGGCGATTTTTTTGAGGCCTGGATTGGTGACGACGAGCGCACACCGCTTCAGGAGCAGGTTGCTGGCGCCCTGAAGCACCTCAGCGACAGCGGCACCCATATCTTCCTGATGCATGGCAACCGGGACTTCCTGATCGGAGAAGAATTCTGCCACCGGTCCGGCGCCACCCTGCTGGACGACCCGACGGTGATCGATCTGTATGGAACGCCTACTCTGCTGCTGCACGGCGACAGCCTGTGCACTGCCGATGTGGAATACCAGAAATTCCGCGCCAACATGCGCAACCCGCAGATGCAGAAGATGATGCTGGCCCGCCCCCTGGAAGACCGCCAGCAAATGGCAAAGCAATTACGGGCGCTGTCGATGGCCAAGAACCAGGGCAAGGCGGAAGACATCATGGATGTGACGCCAGAGGAAGTAGTCAAGGAGCTCGAAGCCCACGGCGTTCAGCTGATGATTCATGGCCACACCCATCGTCCGGCCGTGCACCACCTCGAAGCCAATAACAAACCAGCGCGCCGGATTGTGCTCGGTGACTGGCACAGCCACCTTTGGTGGCTGGAAGTACAGCCCGGCAAGGAAGCTGAGTTGAAAAAGCAGCCCCTGCAGCCTTGA